Proteins from a single region of Alloscardovia omnicolens:
- a CDS encoding lysophospholipid acyltransferase family protein, which produces MVSRGKPSPGKSVPPLSTAQVRKLAQKHHLSDPFEYLPTGVPRTNNDAEIAAQQPKKAKRLLDMISWVAHTRMKAYSWGLENVPEKGVFITAATHVTQFDVFVPMCGLFHQGRRPRYMAKAEMGKWPIIGEWFKTVGMQPVPRRSGQAEAIIHESVRILTEDNRPLSIWPEGTVTRDPQKWPMSLKPGLAIIALEASRKLGQQVPIFVSVTWGAASINHVFPFPRKNVVMAYDTALDYADLLEGSDSWGEYGAPQSAIDELTERVANRMEELMEEIRGEERPAWGRWDFRSMSRKPRPSQIDQLGASETNQENETEHKEVEEYTWHK; this is translated from the coding sequence ATGGTATCTCGCGGAAAACCAAGTCCAGGAAAATCTGTGCCACCGTTAAGCACAGCTCAAGTTCGTAAACTGGCACAAAAACATCATCTCAGTGACCCCTTTGAATACCTGCCAACAGGTGTTCCGCGCACTAATAATGATGCAGAAATTGCTGCTCAACAGCCTAAAAAAGCTAAACGTTTGCTCGATATGATTTCGTGGGTGGCTCACACTCGCATGAAAGCATATTCATGGGGCTTAGAAAATGTGCCTGAAAAAGGTGTTTTTATAACGGCTGCAACGCACGTTACGCAGTTCGATGTTTTTGTACCGATGTGTGGTCTTTTCCATCAAGGACGCCGTCCGCGATATATGGCGAAAGCAGAAATGGGAAAATGGCCTATTATTGGCGAATGGTTCAAAACTGTAGGAATGCAGCCAGTTCCGCGGCGTAGCGGTCAGGCTGAAGCTATTATTCATGAATCTGTTCGCATCTTAACTGAAGATAATCGTCCCTTATCTATCTGGCCTGAGGGTACTGTAACGCGAGATCCTCAAAAATGGCCTATGAGTCTTAAACCAGGACTAGCTATTATTGCGCTTGAAGCCTCCCGTAAACTTGGACAACAGGTGCCTATTTTCGTTTCCGTGACGTGGGGCGCAGCAAGCATTAATCACGTCTTTCCGTTCCCCCGCAAAAATGTGGTGATGGCTTACGATACGGCTCTTGACTATGCTGATTTACTCGAAGGCAGTGACAGCTGGGGTGAATACGGTGCTCCACAGTCAGCTATTGATGAACTGACCGAGCGCGTAGCCAATCGTATGGAAGAACTGATGGAAGAAATTCGTGGCGAAGAACGACCAGCGTGGGGACGTTGGGATTTCCGTTCTATGAGCAGAAAACCACGCCCATCGCAAATAGATCAGCTAGGCGCTAGTGAAACTAATCAGGAGAACGAAACTGAGCATAAGGAAGTAGAGGAGTATACGTGGCACAAGTAA
- a CDS encoding NAD(P)H-dependent glycerol-3-phosphate dehydrogenase, with the protein MAQVTVLGAGAWGTAFGQVVADAGNDVMMWGIEPEIIDAINTQHTNPVRLPIAKELPASMRATTDRAEAVRDAQIVIVAIAAQFARQALEEFADLIPSDAIVVSLMKGIERSTDKRMDEVVTEALNLPMERFAAVSGPNLSKEVAQRQPAAAVVASVNREAAEKVAAIATNEYFKMFVSDDVVGVEMCGSLKNVTALAVGMARGAGYGENTAAMIETRGLAELTALGEALGANPRTFCGLAGVGDLIATCGSPLSRNYTFGSNLGKGMSVEEATAASNGVAEGVPTTAAVVALGKQYGVPTPLASAMNNVLEHGISCSEMLSQLFADSSLEE; encoded by the coding sequence GTGGCACAAGTAACTGTTTTAGGTGCAGGAGCATGGGGAACAGCATTCGGACAAGTTGTGGCTGATGCTGGCAACGATGTGATGATGTGGGGTATTGAGCCAGAAATTATTGACGCCATTAATACGCAGCATACTAATCCGGTGCGTCTTCCAATAGCTAAGGAACTTCCTGCTTCTATGCGTGCTACTACGGATCGTGCAGAGGCAGTACGTGATGCACAGATTGTTATTGTGGCTATTGCTGCTCAGTTTGCTCGTCAAGCCTTAGAAGAATTTGCTGACTTGATTCCGTCAGATGCCATTGTGGTGTCTCTTATGAAGGGCATTGAGCGCAGCACTGATAAGCGTATGGATGAAGTTGTGACTGAAGCCTTGAATCTGCCTATGGAACGTTTCGCAGCAGTATCAGGACCAAACTTATCTAAAGAAGTGGCGCAACGCCAGCCGGCTGCAGCTGTGGTGGCATCGGTCAATCGTGAAGCTGCAGAAAAAGTGGCTGCCATAGCTACTAATGAGTATTTCAAAATGTTTGTGTCTGACGATGTGGTTGGCGTGGAAATGTGCGGATCGTTAAAGAACGTTACTGCGCTGGCTGTGGGCATGGCTCGTGGAGCTGGTTACGGTGAGAATACTGCTGCCATGATTGAAACTCGCGGTCTAGCTGAATTGACTGCCTTAGGTGAGGCATTGGGCGCTAATCCTCGTACTTTCTGTGGACTGGCAGGCGTGGGAGATTTGATTGCTACCTGCGGTTCTCCGCTGAGTCGTAACTATACTTTCGGTTCGAATCTCGGTAAAGGCATGAGCGTAGAAGAAGCAACTGCCGCATCAAATGGTGTGGCTGAAGGCGTGCCAACAACAGCAGCTGTGGTTGCTCTAGGTAAGCAGTATGGTGTGCCAACGCCATTGGCTAGTGCTATGAATAACGTTCTTGAGCATGGAATTTCTTGCTCTGAAATGCTCAGCCAGCTTTTTGCTGATAGCTCTTTGGAAGAATAA
- a CDS encoding D-alanine--D-alanine ligase family protein gives MSDKKNIVILYGGKADEHSISCISTAGVLAALDTQKFNAIPVGITREGEWIVGGEDPRNWSLEAAQQSGQMPQVRVTDTSQRVVLDPSGGHEGFYAVQADGHLQSLGYVDAVFPVLHGPYGEDGTVQGLLDMMNIPYVGCGVLASAACMDKHFTKELLSQAGIPVAAGFTLDARHASERDGAWVRSRVVDEGLSYPLFVKPSRAGSSFGVTRIDWVADATEQERLLQSAVEEAAQHDWRVLIEQGVNGREIECAVLAARSGDEPRTSWPGEVVIDSANTTEFYDFDSKYMDEQASHVEVPADLPAELLAKVQHVAARAFTAVDGAGLSRVDTFVTPEGEVLVNEINTLPGFTPISMYSKAWEASGLPYSELITQLIEGVLEN, from the coding sequence ATGTCAGATAAGAAAAACATTGTTATTCTCTACGGCGGTAAAGCTGACGAACATTCTATTTCATGTATTTCGACTGCAGGAGTGCTTGCTGCACTAGATACTCAGAAATTTAACGCTATTCCTGTTGGCATTACGCGTGAGGGCGAGTGGATTGTAGGTGGAGAAGATCCACGTAACTGGTCTCTCGAAGCGGCTCAACAATCTGGTCAGATGCCTCAGGTGCGCGTTACTGACACAAGCCAGCGCGTTGTTCTTGATCCTTCTGGTGGGCACGAAGGTTTCTACGCTGTGCAAGCGGACGGACACTTGCAGTCCCTTGGTTATGTGGATGCAGTTTTCCCTGTGCTTCACGGACCATACGGTGAGGACGGAACAGTTCAGGGTTTGCTGGACATGATGAATATCCCATACGTAGGCTGTGGGGTTCTGGCATCGGCTGCGTGTATGGATAAGCATTTTACCAAGGAACTTTTGAGTCAAGCAGGCATTCCTGTTGCTGCAGGCTTTACGCTTGATGCGCGTCATGCCAGTGAGCGTGATGGAGCATGGGTGAGATCTCGTGTAGTTGATGAAGGATTAAGCTACCCATTATTTGTTAAGCCTTCGCGAGCGGGATCCTCTTTTGGTGTTACTCGCATAGATTGGGTTGCTGATGCGACTGAGCAAGAGCGTCTGCTGCAGTCAGCTGTGGAAGAAGCCGCTCAACACGATTGGCGCGTGCTTATTGAGCAGGGCGTCAACGGCCGTGAAATTGAATGCGCTGTTTTAGCTGCTCGTTCAGGTGATGAGCCACGCACGTCATGGCCGGGTGAAGTGGTTATTGATTCGGCTAACACCACAGAATTCTATGATTTTGATAGCAAGTATATGGATGAGCAAGCTTCCCACGTGGAGGTTCCTGCAGATCTTCCTGCTGAGTTATTAGCCAAAGTGCAGCACGTAGCCGCTCGAGCATTTACAGCAGTTGATGGTGCGGGGTTGAGCCGCGTGGATACTTTTGTAACACCTGAGGGTGAGGTATTAGTCAATGAAATCAATACCTTGCCAGGATTTACTCCTATCTCGATGTATTCCAAAGCATGGGAGGCGAGTGGTTTACCTTATTCTGAGTTGATTACTCAGCTGATTGAAGGTGTGCTGGAAAACTAA
- a CDS encoding ABC transporter permease, which yields MARTTHYVPQVRSGALGGSQGNHDVQQRGLSVLSLKIIALIFTSFSVFSTAIFPNIFGTESMVGLTLAVVSEVLSWLAVPLVAWLTVQGFKHTRHSRAYMGRVALLAVLCEIPYDYVTTEKIWDFGSQNPVWAVLLILCALSVREHSIKMMTDNRGKTPRRYTVVLDLVLFICAAVWMLMLRVGVRQQLIPLGLIMLVFAYIYYFLGLKENTMMLLSGIFGALCMITPGIGAVILHYRNDYKLGFDRDNRILHSVLYGSYLIMLLIGVLVTVLA from the coding sequence ATGGCTCGCACAACACATTATGTTCCTCAAGTACGTTCTGGAGCTCTGGGCGGTTCTCAAGGTAATCATGACGTGCAACAACGTGGTTTGTCAGTGTTGAGTCTGAAAATTATTGCCCTTATTTTTACATCATTCTCAGTGTTCTCCACAGCAATTTTCCCCAATATTTTTGGTACTGAATCTATGGTGGGATTAACGCTTGCTGTTGTGTCCGAGGTGTTATCGTGGCTTGCAGTTCCTCTTGTGGCGTGGTTGACTGTTCAAGGTTTTAAACATACGCGTCATAGCCGTGCTTATATGGGACGAGTTGCTCTACTGGCAGTTCTGTGCGAAATTCCCTATGACTACGTTACGACGGAAAAAATCTGGGATTTTGGTTCGCAAAATCCTGTGTGGGCGGTGCTTTTGATTTTGTGCGCCTTGAGTGTGCGCGAACACAGTATCAAGATGATGACTGATAATAGAGGGAAAACACCTCGCCGATATACTGTTGTGCTCGACCTTGTTCTTTTTATATGCGCAGCGGTATGGATGCTTATGCTTCGTGTGGGTGTGCGTCAGCAGCTCATTCCTTTAGGCTTGATCATGCTTGTTTTTGCCTATATTTACTATTTCTTGGGTCTCAAAGAAAATACCATGATGCTCTTATCAGGCATTTTTGGTGCTTTGTGCATGATTACCCCGGGAATTGGAGCGGTCATTTTGCATTATCGCAATGATTATAAGCTCGGCTTTGATCGTGATAATCGAATACTTCACAGCGTTCTCTATGGCAGCTACCTCATTATGTTGCTCATAGGAGTGCTGGTGACCGTACTGGCATAG
- a CDS encoding extracellular solute-binding protein: MTKFAKVLAAGAAAAMLLGAGACGASNSGSGSNAKTATLTVWSAAEDQAKSDSWLQTMEKEFEKAHPDYKITWKNTVVTSADAATTVKQDPAAAADVYQFASDQLGALVDAQAIGELSDDGVKQVKKQNDQTLVDSITGADGKMYGVPLSGNTWFMYYNKSKFSAEDIKSFNAMLEKGKVSFNVANSWYLPAFYVGDGMTIFGEKGVDAKAGIKPGPHAGEITKFLVDLVKNPNFVLDNNADNAGLAALKNGTTDVYFSGTWSAKDAKEALGDNYAAAQLPSFTVPSGTYQMKSFAGSTSVAYNPNSKSPKIAAQFAAFLGSTQAQKKHYEMRQIIPADKSLASLVESDPAAKAQIDTLANTSIIQPTLNEMSNFWDPCENFGTAIVTGDVNANNAAEKTQAWFDAYKK, from the coding sequence ATGACGAAATTTGCTAAGGTTCTAGCTGCTGGTGCAGCTGCGGCAATGCTTTTAGGTGCAGGTGCATGTGGTGCATCAAATTCAGGTTCTGGTTCTAATGCTAAGACCGCTACGTTGACGGTATGGTCTGCAGCTGAAGATCAGGCGAAGAGCGATTCTTGGCTACAAACTATGGAGAAAGAATTCGAAAAGGCTCATCCTGATTACAAAATCACGTGGAAGAACACAGTGGTTACGTCTGCCGATGCTGCAACAACAGTAAAGCAGGATCCAGCTGCGGCTGCTGATGTCTATCAGTTTGCTAGTGATCAGTTAGGTGCATTGGTGGATGCTCAGGCTATTGGTGAGCTGTCTGATGACGGAGTTAAACAGGTCAAGAAGCAAAATGATCAAACTTTGGTTGACTCGATTACTGGTGCAGATGGCAAGATGTACGGTGTGCCACTGTCTGGTAACACGTGGTTCATGTACTACAACAAGTCCAAGTTCAGCGCAGAAGATATTAAGTCTTTCAACGCTATGCTGGAAAAGGGCAAGGTATCTTTCAATGTGGCAAATTCATGGTACTTACCAGCTTTCTATGTGGGCGATGGTATGACCATTTTTGGTGAAAAGGGTGTGGACGCTAAGGCAGGAATTAAGCCTGGTCCTCATGCTGGTGAAATCACGAAGTTCCTTGTTGACTTGGTGAAGAATCCTAACTTCGTTCTCGATAATAATGCTGATAACGCTGGTCTTGCTGCTTTGAAGAACGGCACAACAGATGTTTACTTCTCGGGAACATGGAGCGCAAAGGATGCTAAGGAAGCTTTGGGTGATAACTACGCAGCAGCTCAATTGCCAAGCTTTACTGTTCCATCGGGAACTTACCAGATGAAGTCTTTCGCTGGTTCTACTTCTGTGGCATACAATCCAAATTCTAAGAGCCCAAAGATTGCCGCACAATTCGCAGCATTCCTTGGTTCTACTCAGGCTCAGAAGAAGCATTACGAGATGCGTCAAATTATTCCAGCGGACAAGTCTTTGGCAAGCCTTGTAGAGAGCGATCCAGCTGCTAAGGCTCAGATTGATACTTTGGCTAATACTTCAATTATTCAGCCAACTTTGAATGAAATGAGCAATTTCTGGGATCCATGCGAGAACTTCGGTACTGCAATCGTCACTGGTGATGTGAACGCTAATAATGCGGCTGAAAAGACGCAAGCATGGTTCGACGCATATAAGAAGTAA
- a CDS encoding sugar ABC transporter permease, whose translation MKSSEFGQAWKRGDIFTKLSYVIFGLGNLVRKQIVKGLLFLACEVGIITYFVTTGSTYLVKFGTLGTVKQGRVKVDGFWEYTAGDNSVVILLYGVMAIFALILLVLLSLLSARSSYKAQRDVAERGRATTIVEDWHDIFDTRAHIGLMSLPVLGIVVFSVLPLVFMISMAFTNYDKNHAVLFDWVGLKNFGVFFGQGGSEVTAGMFLDVLVWTLVWAFFATFLNFFLGMFMAMIIDRKTTKFKGLWRAMFSMSIAIPQFVSLLVMKSMLRQGGAINRLLLDAGLIHQALPFLTDTTWARVTVIVINLWVGIPYTIMQITGVLQNVPAELYEAAELDGANWWQRYVNVTLPYIFFVMTPYLITTFTGNVNNFNVIYLLTGGAPTPVGASAGKTDLLITWLYKLTVDKNNYNLGAVIGIMTFIVLAVVSLITYRSSGSYKNEERFL comes from the coding sequence ATGAAAAGCTCGGAGTTTGGGCAGGCGTGGAAGCGTGGTGATATTTTTACCAAACTATCCTACGTCATTTTTGGTCTAGGCAATCTGGTGCGCAAGCAGATTGTTAAAGGTTTGCTATTTTTAGCTTGCGAAGTGGGAATTATTACGTATTTCGTAACAACAGGTTCCACATACTTGGTGAAGTTTGGAACTTTAGGCACTGTTAAGCAGGGACGCGTCAAAGTAGACGGTTTCTGGGAGTACACAGCAGGAGATAACTCTGTAGTTATTTTGCTCTACGGTGTTATGGCCATCTTCGCTTTAATTCTGCTTGTGCTGCTATCACTACTTTCAGCTCGTAGTTCGTACAAGGCTCAGCGCGACGTGGCAGAGCGAGGGCGCGCCACTACGATTGTTGAAGATTGGCATGATATTTTCGATACTCGTGCCCACATTGGTTTGATGTCTCTTCCAGTTCTGGGTATTGTAGTCTTTTCCGTGCTGCCTTTGGTCTTCATGATTTCTATGGCGTTCACCAATTACGATAAGAACCATGCAGTTCTCTTTGATTGGGTGGGCTTAAAGAATTTTGGTGTATTCTTCGGGCAAGGCGGCAGCGAGGTAACTGCAGGAATGTTCCTCGATGTTCTGGTCTGGACGCTGGTGTGGGCATTCTTTGCTACCTTCTTGAACTTCTTCCTCGGTATGTTCATGGCGATGATTATTGATCGCAAAACCACCAAGTTCAAGGGATTGTGGCGTGCCATGTTTTCCATGTCTATTGCCATTCCACAGTTCGTTTCTTTGCTGGTTATGAAGTCTATGCTGCGTCAGGGCGGAGCAATTAACCGTTTGCTGTTAGATGCCGGTCTTATTCATCAAGCATTGCCATTCTTAACCGATACCACATGGGCGCGCGTCACTGTTATTGTTATTAACTTGTGGGTGGGTATTCCATACACCATTATGCAAATCACTGGTGTTCTTCAAAATGTTCCAGCTGAACTTTATGAAGCAGCCGAACTTGATGGCGCAAACTGGTGGCAGCGTTATGTGAATGTTACTTTGCCATACATCTTCTTTGTGATGACGCCATACTTGATTACCACATTTACCGGTAATGTGAATAACTTCAACGTTATCTACCTGTTAACTGGTGGTGCTCCAACCCCAGTGGGCGCATCTGCAGGTAAGACTGATTTGCTGATTACATGGCTGTATAAGCTGACCGTGGATAAGAATAACTATAATCTCGGTGCCGTCATCGGTATTATGACCTTTATTGTGCTTGCAGTGGTTTCCTTAATCACCTACCGCAGTTCAGGTTCCTATAAGAATGAGGAGCGTTTCCTGTAA
- a CDS encoding sugar ABC transporter permease, whose protein sequence is MSTAMNKTATEKVSFWKNQKYRRIFLDIVTHIFLAIMALIWIMPAVWVFLESFNKNTAPYQPTFFPTEYTFNNYVQLFTETSVMNFPRMFVNTFIIATFTCLISMFFVLAVSFCMSRLRFRGRKTFMNIALILGMFPSIMSVIAIYFILKAFGLTNGSVVIISLILVYSAGSGMGFYVMKGYMDTIPMSLDEAAYLDGCTRWQVFVKIIIPICKPMIVYQAIVGFLGPWLDFVLAKAIARTQDNYTVALGLWKMLEKEYVSDWYARFAAGAVCISIPIAILFIVMQRYYQQSMAGSVKG, encoded by the coding sequence ATGAGTACTGCAATGAACAAAACAGCAACAGAAAAAGTATCGTTCTGGAAGAATCAAAAATATCGTCGTATTTTTCTTGATATTGTGACCCATATCTTCCTCGCTATTATGGCTTTGATTTGGATTATGCCAGCTGTATGGGTGTTCTTAGAAAGTTTTAATAAGAATACTGCGCCGTATCAGCCAACATTCTTCCCAACGGAATACACATTCAATAATTATGTTCAGCTTTTCACTGAAACCAGTGTGATGAACTTCCCTCGAATGTTCGTCAATACCTTTATTATTGCAACATTCACCTGCCTTATTTCCATGTTCTTCGTGCTGGCAGTGTCTTTCTGTATGTCGCGTTTGCGCTTCAGGGGACGTAAGACCTTCATGAATATTGCCTTGATTCTTGGAATGTTCCCATCCATTATGTCTGTTATTGCTATTTACTTCATCTTGAAGGCATTTGGCTTAACAAATGGATCGGTTGTTATTATTTCATTGATTCTTGTCTACTCTGCAGGATCAGGTATGGGCTTCTATGTGATGAAGGGTTATATGGATACCATTCCTATGTCCCTCGATGAAGCAGCATATTTGGACGGTTGCACTCGCTGGCAAGTTTTCGTGAAAATTATTATTCCAATCTGCAAGCCAATGATTGTGTATCAGGCAATTGTGGGCTTCTTAGGCCCATGGCTTGACTTCGTTTTGGCTAAGGCTATTGCACGTACTCAAGATAACTACACAGTTGCTTTGGGATTGTGGAAGATGTTGGAAAAGGAATATGTCTCTGATTGGTATGCACGTTTTGCTGCCGGAGCAGTATGTATTTCTATTCCAATTGCCATCCTCTTCATTGTGATGCAGCGTTATTATCAGCAGTCCATGGCTGGCTCGGTTAAAGGATAA
- a CDS encoding mechanosensitive ion channel family protein, with protein MNTVIQFFTKWINSQTDRIIFLVIAIILTSLISRFIAKGMHALLDRSPIPSASLFINVTRVGIWIIAFIIVLKPVFGVEANSLITALGVGGVAISLGMQDTIANIISGFGLMAGRVIKPGDRVVINNIHGTVKDMTWRHTVVIERNGNEMWIPNSVLNTASLEKILRTNEAYTTLRILLKPNIDVRATVADIVRTVQAATVNYSLKGTTPTVRLVNFNAYGIDADVILYAKERTAYSIIHDSAARALVGKPYLSSVLPDTHEPTGPTVALDNIQLPADMVSTQILRGPITQAPHGKPAVKDTIDTTQQPRSQKKHHE; from the coding sequence ATGAACACCGTTATACAGTTTTTTACTAAGTGGATAAACAGTCAAACTGATCGCATCATTTTTTTAGTTATTGCCATCATTCTCACATCGCTTATTTCGCGTTTTATTGCCAAAGGAATGCACGCGCTGCTTGACCGTTCCCCTATTCCCAGCGCTAGCCTCTTTATTAATGTGACGCGCGTGGGCATATGGATTATAGCTTTTATTATCGTACTTAAACCCGTTTTTGGAGTCGAAGCTAATTCTTTAATTACTGCTCTTGGAGTTGGTGGTGTGGCCATCTCCCTCGGTATGCAAGATACCATTGCGAATATTATTAGTGGTTTTGGGTTGATGGCTGGCCGCGTTATTAAACCGGGAGATCGCGTGGTTATTAATAATATTCACGGCACGGTTAAAGATATGACCTGGCGACATACGGTTGTTATTGAGCGCAATGGCAATGAGATGTGGATTCCTAATTCTGTGTTAAATACTGCAAGTCTGGAGAAAATCCTGCGCACCAATGAAGCGTATACAACATTGCGTATTCTTCTCAAACCTAATATCGATGTGCGTGCAACTGTTGCCGATATTGTGCGTACAGTTCAGGCAGCTACCGTCAACTATTCCTTAAAAGGCACCACACCTACTGTCAGATTAGTTAATTTTAATGCCTACGGTATTGATGCCGACGTTATTCTTTACGCAAAAGAGCGCACGGCATATTCCATTATTCATGACAGTGCCGCCAGGGCTTTGGTGGGTAAACCGTATTTAAGTTCTGTTCTTCCTGATACGCATGAGCCTACAGGCCCCACAGTTGCTTTAGATAATATTCAATTACCCGCCGATATGGTATCTACTCAAATTTTACGTGGACCAATTACGCAAGCGCCGCATGGTAAACCTGCGGTTAAAGACACAATAGATACCACGCAGCAGCCACGGTCACAGAAGAAACACCATGAATAA
- the rpmB gene encoding 50S ribosomal protein L28, whose protein sequence is MAARCAVCGKGPQTGYSVSHSHIRNKRRFLPNLQAVRTTVDGENVRLRVCTSCLKAGKVQRRVA, encoded by the coding sequence ATGGCAGCTCGTTGCGCAGTATGCGGTAAGGGTCCACAGACCGGTTATAGCGTATCGCATTCGCATATTCGTAATAAGCGTCGCTTCCTGCCAAACCTCCAGGCTGTGCGTACAACTGTTGACGGCGAGAATGTTCGTCTGCGCGTTTGCACTTCTTGCCTCAAGGCTGGCAAGGTTCAGCGTCGTGTGGCATAG